The Gemmata palustris genome includes a region encoding these proteins:
- a CDS encoding RNA polymerase sigma factor: protein MSADAALVKRCLTGCPASARELVERFQSDVLAVCRRLLASEHDAEDVAQEVFIRVFRSMNRWDTERPLRPWVLGIAVNRCRTWIGKRARAPSLADYLDDTPDRKPADDSVELAGELRAAVDGLRHEYREVFVLFHEHGQPYEEIAEAVGRPVGTVKTWLHRARLEILDRLRSRGLVPEEEVPKAPSPG from the coding sequence GTGTCCGCCGACGCCGCGCTCGTGAAACGGTGCCTGACCGGTTGCCCGGCATCGGCGCGCGAACTGGTCGAGCGGTTCCAGTCCGACGTTCTCGCCGTTTGTCGGCGCCTACTCGCGAGCGAGCACGACGCCGAAGACGTTGCACAGGAAGTGTTTATCCGCGTGTTCCGGAGCATGAACCGGTGGGACACCGAGCGCCCGCTGCGCCCGTGGGTTCTGGGCATCGCGGTGAACCGGTGCCGCACCTGGATCGGCAAACGTGCCCGTGCGCCGAGCCTGGCGGACTACCTCGACGACACCCCCGACCGCAAGCCCGCGGACGACTCGGTGGAGCTGGCCGGCGAACTCCGCGCCGCGGTGGACGGGCTGCGACACGAGTACCGCGAAGTGTTCGTGCTGTTCCACGAGCACGGCCAGCCGTATGAGGAGATCGCGGAAGCGGTGGGGCGCCCGGTTGGGACGGTGAAAACGTGGCTGCACCGCGCGCGGCTCGAAATTCTGGATCGCCTGCGGAGTCGCGGACTCGTACCCGAAGAAGAAGTACCCAAAGCCCCTAGCCCGGGGTGA
- a CDS encoding SpoIIE family protein phosphatase produces MPSLILLKSPEGSAPNKNIPLNGETLVIGRDEKECQIVIPHHAVSRRHAQVLRVGGQFFIEDLKSRNRTYVNSKEVTGRLALKPDDRIKICDFLFRFHDERAVRPQPLPDWLSKGRTADDEEENGQTTIEGSATKGAAQSFLEVAPSDRLRALLEISTNLSRTHEFDPLLAQIADTLFGVFKQADRCFVLMLEENGRALPKVVKSRRAGMEDTRFSKTIVKKTLDSMQSYLSEDAGNDASLGPAASIAEFKIRSVMCVPLATADGRPIGALQLDTQDRTKKFSLDDLNLLTIVANLASISIEKARMLAQMLEREKEAKEIELARKVQLGFLPQTLPDVLGYEFYSHYSPAQTVGGDYYDFVPLRDGRMAIVLGDVAGKGVSAALLVAKLSSEVRFCLLTVPDLAQAVALLNDQMSNSMGDRFVTLAVLVLDPIDHALTIVNAGHMSPKLYRAATDQLIDAISLDDTGTPIGAQPGYPFVQVTVRLDVGDSLAMFTDGVTDAMNPAGAMFGPEAVDRCLVPDDSALNADAQRPKHLGERLVNAVRKHANGRAQNDDIAVVTFGRLEPGAGPTTNTSRIAAAGIQKMRV; encoded by the coding sequence ATGCCGTCACTCATTCTGTTGAAGTCACCCGAAGGGTCCGCGCCGAACAAGAACATTCCCCTGAACGGGGAGACCCTCGTGATCGGGCGCGACGAGAAGGAGTGCCAGATCGTCATCCCGCACCACGCGGTGAGCCGCAGGCACGCGCAGGTGCTGCGGGTCGGGGGGCAGTTCTTCATTGAGGATCTCAAGAGCCGCAACCGCACATACGTGAACAGCAAAGAGGTCACGGGCCGGCTGGCGCTCAAGCCGGACGACCGGATCAAGATCTGCGACTTCCTGTTCCGGTTCCACGACGAGCGCGCGGTCCGCCCGCAGCCGCTCCCGGACTGGCTGTCCAAGGGCCGCACCGCCGACGACGAGGAAGAGAACGGGCAGACCACGATCGAGGGCTCGGCCACGAAGGGGGCCGCCCAGAGCTTCCTGGAAGTGGCCCCGTCGGACCGGCTCCGCGCGCTCCTGGAAATCAGCACGAACCTGTCCCGCACGCACGAATTCGACCCGCTGCTCGCGCAGATCGCCGACACGCTGTTCGGGGTCTTCAAGCAGGCCGACCGGTGCTTCGTTCTGATGCTCGAGGAGAACGGCCGCGCCCTGCCCAAAGTGGTCAAGAGCCGCCGGGCCGGGATGGAGGACACGCGGTTCAGCAAGACCATCGTGAAGAAGACCCTCGACTCGATGCAGTCGTACCTGAGTGAGGACGCGGGCAACGACGCCTCGCTCGGCCCGGCCGCGAGCATCGCCGAGTTCAAGATCCGCTCGGTGATGTGCGTGCCGCTCGCGACCGCCGACGGGCGCCCCATCGGGGCGCTCCAACTGGACACCCAGGACCGCACCAAGAAGTTCAGCCTCGACGACCTGAACCTGCTCACGATCGTCGCCAATCTCGCGAGCATCTCGATCGAGAAGGCCCGGATGCTCGCCCAGATGCTCGAGCGCGAGAAGGAGGCGAAGGAGATCGAGTTGGCCCGCAAGGTGCAGCTCGGGTTCCTGCCCCAAACGCTGCCCGACGTGCTGGGGTACGAGTTCTACTCGCACTACTCGCCGGCCCAGACGGTCGGCGGCGACTACTACGACTTCGTGCCGCTCCGCGACGGGCGCATGGCCATCGTGCTCGGCGACGTGGCCGGGAAGGGCGTCTCGGCGGCGCTGCTCGTCGCCAAACTCAGTTCCGAAGTACGGTTCTGCCTGCTCACCGTGCCCGACCTCGCGCAAGCCGTGGCCCTGCTCAACGACCAGATGAGCAACTCGATGGGCGACCGGTTCGTGACCCTCGCGGTCCTGGTCCTCGACCCGATCGACCACGCGCTCACCATCGTGAACGCCGGGCACATGAGCCCCAAGCTGTACCGCGCGGCCACCGACCAACTGATCGACGCGATCTCCCTCGACGACACCGGCACGCCCATCGGCGCCCAGCCCGGGTACCCGTTCGTGCAGGTCACGGTCCGGCTGGACGTGGGCGACTCGCTGGCCATGTTCACCGACGGCGTGACGGACGCGATGAACCCGGCCGGCGCGATGTTCGGCCCCGAGGCCGTGGACCGGTGCCTCGTCCCCGACGACTCGGCCCTGAACGCCGACGCCCAGCGCCCCAAGCACCTGGGCGAGCGCCTCGTTAACGCGGTGCGCAAGCACGCCAACGGCCGCGCGCAGAACGACGACATCGCCGTGGTCACCTTCGGGCGCCTCGAGCCCGGCGCCGGGCCGACCACCAACACGAGCCGCATCGCCGCCGCCGGCATTCAGAAGATGCGGGTGTGA
- a CDS encoding ATP-dependent Clp protease adaptor ClpS: MPGPATLPDTEVETDQRTKRQPPYHVVLLNDDDHSYEYVIEMLKALFGHPIEKGYQLAKIVDTKGRAIVCTTSLERAELKRDQIHSYGADPRIPRCKGAMTAELEAAE; the protein is encoded by the coding sequence ATGCCCGGACCGGCCACTCTCCCCGACACTGAAGTCGAGACGGACCAGCGCACGAAGCGGCAGCCCCCCTATCACGTCGTGCTGCTCAACGACGACGACCACAGCTACGAGTACGTGATCGAGATGCTGAAGGCCCTGTTCGGCCACCCGATCGAGAAGGGGTACCAGCTCGCGAAGATCGTGGACACGAAGGGCCGCGCCATCGTCTGCACCACCAGCCTGGAGCGCGCCGAACTGAAGCGCGACCAGATCCACTCTTACGGCGCCGACCCCCGCATCCCGCGCTGCAAAGGGGCCATGACCGCGGAACTGGAAGCCGCCGAATGA
- a CDS encoding sensor histidine kinase, whose protein sequence is MPLHNYPGRLLLATSVSSALLLATSVAVAVYLNAQQLRTAEVLNENIGSRRAAANLHETLVDLAALHQRGVTNLEPLHERVKSHLAEIVRLADKGAEKDLAERVAESFTKYLYLCSLTFGEMAAEYLTSHTIPECDRLRDFNALEIEKSELDHRTTLRRLTWGFVAVGVLGSAAGLLLGYGLARGLRRAVDSLLIRLQDASGMQDLATVEWQRDGHAGPDGSDELANRVEQVVRQLQQREQDVRRAERLAAVGQLAAGVAHEIRNPLTSVLLLVQMARLDPKAGALTDDDLTLIDNELGRIEQSLRTLLDYARPPKLERVACDLTAVADSAVQLVRGRAAQQGVTVRFAPPGPTALNADPGQLRQVVVNLMLNALDAMPTGGALELTVGRDGTDATLTVSDTGAGIAPDMLPRLFEPFATGKETGVGLGLVVSRRIVEDHGGGLHGFNRPAGGATFLVRLPTR, encoded by the coding sequence GTGCCGTTACACAATTACCCCGGGCGCCTGTTACTCGCTACCAGCGTGTCCAGCGCGCTCCTGCTGGCCACGTCCGTCGCGGTGGCGGTATACCTGAACGCGCAACAGCTCCGAACGGCCGAAGTTCTGAACGAGAACATCGGGAGCCGGCGCGCGGCCGCCAACCTGCACGAGACGCTCGTTGATCTCGCCGCGCTCCACCAGCGCGGGGTAACCAACCTGGAGCCGCTCCACGAGCGGGTCAAGTCGCACCTCGCGGAGATCGTGCGCCTGGCCGACAAGGGGGCGGAGAAGGACCTCGCGGAGCGGGTGGCCGAGAGTTTCACCAAATACCTGTATCTGTGTTCGCTGACCTTCGGTGAGATGGCGGCCGAGTACCTGACTTCGCACACCATTCCCGAGTGCGACCGGTTGCGCGACTTCAACGCCCTGGAGATCGAGAAATCGGAACTCGACCACCGGACGACCCTGCGCCGACTGACGTGGGGGTTCGTCGCGGTCGGGGTGCTCGGGTCGGCCGCCGGTCTGTTACTCGGGTACGGGTTGGCACGCGGGCTCCGCCGGGCGGTGGATTCGCTGCTGATTCGGCTCCAGGATGCGTCCGGGATGCAGGACCTCGCCACCGTCGAATGGCAACGGGACGGGCACGCCGGCCCCGACGGGTCGGACGAACTCGCGAACCGGGTCGAACAGGTGGTGCGTCAATTACAGCAGCGGGAACAGGACGTGCGCCGGGCGGAGCGACTGGCGGCCGTGGGGCAACTCGCCGCCGGGGTCGCGCACGAGATCCGCAACCCGCTCACCTCGGTGCTACTGCTCGTTCAGATGGCCCGACTGGACCCCAAGGCCGGGGCGCTCACGGACGACGATCTGACCCTCATTGACAACGAACTGGGCCGGATCGAGCAGTCCCTGCGCACGTTGCTCGACTACGCACGCCCGCCGAAACTGGAGCGCGTGGCGTGCGACCTGACCGCGGTCGCGGACAGCGCCGTACAACTGGTTCGCGGGCGCGCGGCGCAGCAGGGGGTCACGGTCCGGTTCGCCCCACCGGGGCCGACGGCTCTCAACGCGGACCCGGGCCAGCTCCGCCAAGTGGTCGTCAACTTGATGCTCAACGCGCTGGACGCGATGCCGACGGGCGGTGCCCTCGAATTGACCGTCGGGCGCGACGGTACCGACGCCACCCTCACTGTGAGTGACACCGGGGCGGGGATCGCGCCGGACATGCTCCCGCGCCTGTTCGAGCCGTTCGCGACGGGCAAGGAGAC